A window of Haloarcula marismortui ATCC 43049 genomic DNA:
GAAGGCCCAGCGCTACCGCAGTTCGGAGTCGTCGCCGACACTTACCGGGAAGCGAGTCTGCCTCGTCGACGATGGTGTGGCGACGGGGGCAACGGCGCGGGCCTGTATCGAGCAGATTCGACAGGCGGACCCCGAACGACTCGTGCTCGCGGTCCCGGTCGCCTCGCCGCGGGCGATGTCGGACCTCGAAGCGCTGGTCGACGAAGTGGTCTGTCTGGAAAGGCCGTCGGCGTTTCGCGCTGTCGGCCAGTACTACGAGCAGTTCGAGCAGGTCTCCGACGAGGCGGCGATGTCGTATCTCGCCGAGGAGTGACCGCTACCGCTCGATTCTTGATTCCGGCCGGACGGTCTCGGTTTCTGACTCGCCGATGGCGGTGTAGTCGCTGCTTGATTTGATAATCGAAAGTGCTGTCATGATGTCAGACCGGGTGAGTAGTCCCTCGAAGGAGCCATCCTCGTCAGTGACGAGCAGGCGACCAACGGAGTTCTGCTGCAGCGAGGTCAGCGCGTCCATCACGTCGGTCTCCGGACTGATTGTGATGATTTCCGTCGTCATCACGTCGCCGACGGTGTAGGCCTCGCGCTCGACTTCCTGAACGGCGCGGGCGTCTTCGAGCGTGACGAGGCCGACGACCTCGCCGCTGCGCTTGACCGGATAGCCGGTGTGGCGCTCCCTGAACATCGTCTGAATGAGTTCCCGGACAGACATATCGTCGGCGACTGTCGTGACGTGGTCCGCTGGGGTCATCACGTCCGCGACGGTGACGCCCTCGAACGCGGCCCGCATCGAGGTCTGGCGGGACTCGCCCGCCGCCCCGATGTAGATGAAGAACGCCAGCCCGGCGAGGAAGATATTCCCGAGGACGAAGATGCCAAACAGGCCGAGAAAGACGGCGAATATCTTCCCGACTTCGGCGGCGATTGTCGTCGCTCGGGCGTAGGACCGCCGGCGGGCGAGCAGCGCACGCAGGACACGGCCGCCGTCCATCGGGAACCCCGGCAACATGTTGAACGCCGCCAGCGCGATATTCATCAGCGCGAGATAGCCGAGGATGAACCGCGTCGATTCGACGATGGTCCCCGCGCCGCTCGGGAGAATCTGGAACGCGACGAAACAGACAGCGCCGATGGCGATGCTGACGATGGGGCCGGCGATGGCGATGACCAGCTCCTGTTTCCAGTCTTCGGGCATCTCGCTGAGTTGGGCGATGCCGCCGAACAGCCAGAGCGTGATGGAATCGATCGGGAAGCCATAGCGGATAGCGACGAGGGAGTGGCCGAGTTCGTGGAGGACGACGCCGGTGAACAGGCCGAGGGCCGCACCGATGCCGAGTACCCAGACGAGCGCGCCGTCGGTGAGGACGGCCACGTCCAGGCCAGCGTTCAACGTCCCGTTCAACAGCTCGGTCGTCTGTTCGATCTGTGTCCCGATAATCCAGGCGAACAGCGGTAGCACGAGGAGAAACGTCAGGTCCAATTGGATGGGGATTCCAAACGCGCTTCCGATGCGAAACCGGCGCATATCGGGAGGTTGACGCGGGACGGTCTTAAGCCCCCTTGGCGGGACTGCCATGGTCACCGCCGCCGGTACGCCTTTGCGCCGAGCCCGCGATGGACCGCATATGAGCGACCCACTGATTCGCCGCGCGGACGACATTGCGTACGAGGCCGTCGACGCAGCTGACGGGCTGGAAAAGGGCGTCCTCATCGGCGAGGAGAGCGGCGGCGGCAACCTCGCAATCCGTCGCTTCACGCTCGCCCCCGGCGGCAGCGTGCCGAAACACACCAACGACATCGAACACGAGCAATACGTCCTTGCTGGCCGGTACACCGTCGGCATCGAGGGCGAGGAGTACGCCGTCGGGGCGGGCGACAGCCTCCATATCCCCGCTGGCGCTGTCCACTGGTATCGTAACGACGGCGACGAACCGGGCGCGTTTCTCTGTGCGGTTCCCGCCGGCGATGACGAAATCAAACTGCAAGAGTGACTGCTAGCATGTGCATCTACCACAGGCGTAGCAACAACTGAGCACCAGAGCGCCCAACACAGAGCCGACTACCCAATCCAGGCCGGGTGGGACCGAAAGGGGCGAGCCGCTGGGCGTTCGAGACGACGTAAGCACCGCAGGGAGTGCAACGACCGAGGAGCGCAGCGAGTCGCAGTAGTCCAGCGGCTCGGGGCTTTCTGGCTGTTCGAAACCGTAGCCGCGTGATTCGTCCCGCTCACAGCTAGTCCGAACCGCTCAAGTAGCGCAGTCGCCACTAGATAATTGTGTCACAGCAGGCCGCACAGGTAGAGACCCTGTTCCTCCACGAACACGGCGAGGAGTTCCGCGTCGCCGCCCACCGGGACGGCGAGCGGCTCTTCCACGGAATCCTCGAACTGAAAGAGACCGACGCCGGCCCCCGCCCGCGTCGGCTCCGTGTCAAGGACGGGACCAGCGAGGAGCTTCGCTCGCCCGACCAGTTCGTCGACCTCGCTCGCCG
This region includes:
- a CDS encoding CBS domain-containing protein, which gives rise to MRRFRIGSAFGIPIQLDLTFLLVLPLFAWIIGTQIEQTTELLNGTLNAGLDVAVLTDGALVWVLGIGAALGLFTGVVLHELGHSLVAIRYGFPIDSITLWLFGGIAQLSEMPEDWKQELVIAIAGPIVSIAIGAVCFVAFQILPSGAGTIVESTRFILGYLALMNIALAAFNMLPGFPMDGGRVLRALLARRRSYARATTIAAEVGKIFAVFLGLFGIFVLGNIFLAGLAFFIYIGAAGESRQTSMRAAFEGVTVADVMTPADHVTTVADDMSVRELIQTMFRERHTGYPVKRSGEVVGLVTLEDARAVQEVEREAYTVGDVMTTEIITISPETDVMDALTSLQQNSVGRLLVTDEDGSFEGLLTRSDIMTALSIIKSSSDYTAIGESETETVRPESRIER
- a CDS encoding cupin domain-containing protein; translated protein: MSDPLIRRADDIAYEAVDAADGLEKGVLIGEESGGGNLAIRRFTLAPGGSVPKHTNDIEHEQYVLAGRYTVGIEGEEYAVGAGDSLHIPAGAVHWYRNDGDEPGAFLCAVPAGDDEIKLQE